A window of Struthio camelus isolate bStrCam1 chromosome 15, bStrCam1.hap1, whole genome shotgun sequence contains these coding sequences:
- the BFAR gene encoding bifunctional apoptosis regulator isoform X1: MEEDETLQSEPETPRVKTHASPEISRQISVSEFLCHCCYDILVNPTTLNCGHSFCRHCLALWWVSSKKNECPECREKWEGFPKVNILLRDVIEKLFSDAIEQRKEDIQQNSDIARSLATFQKYGNDQIPTAPNMRRINPRGGGFFSGVLTALTCVAVVLLGYHWSSREFEDDLLVQKPVAKWTAEEVILWLEQLGPWASHYTERFLREKVNGRLLLTLTEEDFTKEPYNIENNNHRKAIMTELECVKTLGVKPPQNLWEYKAVNPGKSLFLLYALKSSPRLSMLYLYLFDYAETFLPFIHTICPMQEAEYEDTVTKLLDLKDPTWKQCREFIVKYLFLPYQLIAEFAWDWLEVHYWTSRFIIVNAMLLSVLELFSFWRLWSRRELKTIPHRMWRHFWKVSTQGLFVAVFWPFIPQFVCNCLFYWALYFNPIINIDLVVKEVRRLETQVQ; the protein is encoded by the exons atggaagaagatGAGACCTTACAAAGTGAACCAGAGACACCAAGAGTTAAAACACATGCTTCTCCTGAAATCAGCCGCCAGATATCAGTTAGCGAGTTCCTTTGCCATTGCTGTTACGACATTCTGGTCAATCCCACCACCCTGAACTGTGGGCACAGTTTCTGTAGACATTGCCTAGCCTTGTGGTGGGTATCCTCCAAGAAGAATGAATGTCCAGAATGCAGAGAAAAATGGGAAGGATTCCCCAAAGTCAACATCCTCCTCAG GGATGTTATTGAAAAGCTATTTTCTGATGCCAttgaacaaagaaaagaagatattcAACAAAACAGTGATATAGCACGCAGTTTAGCAACCTTCCAAAAATATGGGAATGACCAGATTCCTACAGCTCCAAACATGAGAAGAATTAATCCTCGAGGAGGAGGATTTTTTTCAGGCGTTCTGACAGCTTTAACTTGTGTAGCA GTAGTTCTGCTCGGGTATCACTGGAGCAGCAGAGAATTTGAAGATGATCTCCTTGTCCAAAAGCCTGTTGCTAAATGGACTGCTGAAGAAGTGATACTTTGGCTAGAGCAGCTGGGCCCATGGGCGTCACATTATACAGAAAGATTTTTGCGTGAGAAGGTGAATGGAAG GCTACTTCTAACACTGACAGAAGAAGATTTCACAAAAGAGCCTTACAATATAGAGAACAATAATCATAGAAAAGCTATTATGACGGAATTGGAATGTGTCAAAACTTTAGGGGTTAAACCACCACAGAACCTTTGGGAATATAAG GCAGTAAATCCTGGAAAATCACTCTTTCTTCTGTATGCGCTGAAGAGTTCTCCAAGACTCAGTATGTTATACCTGTACTTGTTTGATTATGCAGAAACTTTCCTACCTTTCATCCACACAATTTGTCCTATGCAAGAAGCTGAATACGAAGATACTGTCACAAAACTACTA GACCTTAAAGATCCTACTTGGAAACAGTGCAGAGAATTCATTGTAAAGTATTTATTCTTGCCATACCAGTTGATAGCTGAATTTGCTTGGGACTGGCTGGAGGTGCATTACTGGACATCAAGATTTATAATTGTAAATGCCATGTTGCTTTCTGTTCTGGAATTATTCTCCTTTTGGAGGCTGTGGTCAAGAAGAGAATTGAA GACAATTCCTCACAGAATGTGGAGACATTTCTGGAAAGTCTCAACCCAGGGTCTTTTTGTTGCCGTTTTTTGGCCTTTTATTCCTCAGTTTGTCTGCAATTGTTTGTTTTATTGGGCCTTGTACTTTAACCCAATTATAAATATTGATCTCGTGGTTAAAGAAGTTAGGCGTCTGGAAACACAAGTGCAATGA
- the BFAR gene encoding bifunctional apoptosis regulator isoform X2 — translation MEEDETLQSEPETPRVKTHASPEISRQISVSEFLCHCCYDILVNPTTLNCGHSFCRHCLALWWVSSKKNECPECREKWEGFPKVNILLRDVIEKLFSDAIEQRKEDIQQNSDIARSLATFQKYGNDQIPTAPNMRRINPRGGGFFSGVLTALTCVAVVLLGYHWSSREFEDDLLVQKPVAKWTAEEVILWLEQLGPWASHYTERFLREKVNGRLLLTLTEEDFTKEPYNIENNNHRKAIMTELECVKTLGVKPPQNLWEYKAVNPGKSLFLLYALKSSPRLSMLYLYLFDYAETFLPFIHTICPMQEAEYEDTVTKLLDLKDPTWKQCREFIVKYLFLPYQLIAEFAWDWLEVHYWTSRFIIVNAMLLSVLELFSFWRLWSRRELKDFSLFLWTRIFL, via the exons atggaagaagatGAGACCTTACAAAGTGAACCAGAGACACCAAGAGTTAAAACACATGCTTCTCCTGAAATCAGCCGCCAGATATCAGTTAGCGAGTTCCTTTGCCATTGCTGTTACGACATTCTGGTCAATCCCACCACCCTGAACTGTGGGCACAGTTTCTGTAGACATTGCCTAGCCTTGTGGTGGGTATCCTCCAAGAAGAATGAATGTCCAGAATGCAGAGAAAAATGGGAAGGATTCCCCAAAGTCAACATCCTCCTCAG GGATGTTATTGAAAAGCTATTTTCTGATGCCAttgaacaaagaaaagaagatattcAACAAAACAGTGATATAGCACGCAGTTTAGCAACCTTCCAAAAATATGGGAATGACCAGATTCCTACAGCTCCAAACATGAGAAGAATTAATCCTCGAGGAGGAGGATTTTTTTCAGGCGTTCTGACAGCTTTAACTTGTGTAGCA GTAGTTCTGCTCGGGTATCACTGGAGCAGCAGAGAATTTGAAGATGATCTCCTTGTCCAAAAGCCTGTTGCTAAATGGACTGCTGAAGAAGTGATACTTTGGCTAGAGCAGCTGGGCCCATGGGCGTCACATTATACAGAAAGATTTTTGCGTGAGAAGGTGAATGGAAG GCTACTTCTAACACTGACAGAAGAAGATTTCACAAAAGAGCCTTACAATATAGAGAACAATAATCATAGAAAAGCTATTATGACGGAATTGGAATGTGTCAAAACTTTAGGGGTTAAACCACCACAGAACCTTTGGGAATATAAG GCAGTAAATCCTGGAAAATCACTCTTTCTTCTGTATGCGCTGAAGAGTTCTCCAAGACTCAGTATGTTATACCTGTACTTGTTTGATTATGCAGAAACTTTCCTACCTTTCATCCACACAATTTGTCCTATGCAAGAAGCTGAATACGAAGATACTGTCACAAAACTACTA GACCTTAAAGATCCTACTTGGAAACAGTGCAGAGAATTCATTGTAAAGTATTTATTCTTGCCATACCAGTTGATAGCTGAATTTGCTTGGGACTGGCTGGAGGTGCATTACTGGACATCAAGATTTATAATTGTAAATGCCATGTTGCTTTCTGTTCTGGAATTATTCTCCTTTTGGAGGCTGTGGTCAAGAAGAGAATTGAA AGACTTCTCATTATTTTTATGGACACGAATATTCCTGTAA
- the PLA2G10 gene encoding group 10 secretory phospholipase A2 isoform X2 produces MDTVLFPVQGGTVGEAHFRNRRGILELAGAIRCTTGRSPFAYLRYGCYCGLGGKGWPKDKVDWCCFNHDCCYGKAEQAGCHPKIESYSWECEDNAAVCESLEDRCQKMACECDREAAKCFSKASYHAKYLLWPDFMCGEIQPFCRY; encoded by the exons ATGGACACTGTCCTTTTTCCAGTACAGGGAG GTACAGTTGGAGAAGCCCATTTTAGGAATCGAAGAGGAATTCTAGAATTAGCTGGAGCCATCAGATGTACTACAGGACGTTCTCCTTTTGCTTACCTACGCTACGGATGCTACTGTGGTCTGGGAGGAAAAGGCTGGCCCAAGGACAAAGTAGATTG GTGCTGTTTTAACCATGACTGCTGCTACGGTAAGGCAGAGCAAGCAGGTTGTCACCCCAAGATAGAAAGTTACAGTTGGGAATGTGAAGACAATGCTGCTGTGTGTG aatcactAGAAGACAGATGTCAAAAAATGGCATGTGAATGTGACCGTGAAGCTGCCAAGTGTTTTTCTAAAGCCTCCTATCATGCAAAGTACCTTTTGTGGCCAGATTTTATGTGTGGTGAGATTCAGCCTTTCTGTAGATATTAG